The Halarchaeum grantii genome includes a window with the following:
- a CDS encoding universal stress protein has translation MTLFVPYDGSDLARTALVRATEFSTVLDERVVAAAVIPEGNREYARERDWIGPTESFDLDAVVETLHTQVVSLAPQADFEHATVARFAPPGTVAGTLRDLADDADAAIVFIGSENAGDIVSTLGSVGAAVAAEDAYDVHIVRNRAPSKIEAVASASPHRSEKSDFHFPGSAGDE, from the coding sequence ATGACGCTCTTCGTCCCGTACGACGGGTCGGACCTCGCACGAACGGCGCTCGTGCGCGCGACCGAGTTCAGCACCGTCCTCGACGAACGCGTCGTCGCCGCCGCCGTCATCCCCGAGGGGAACCGGGAGTACGCCCGCGAACGCGACTGGATCGGCCCGACCGAGTCCTTCGACCTCGACGCCGTCGTCGAGACGCTCCACACGCAGGTCGTCTCGCTCGCCCCGCAGGCCGACTTCGAGCACGCCACCGTCGCCCGCTTCGCGCCGCCCGGCACCGTCGCCGGCACGCTCCGCGACCTCGCCGACGACGCCGACGCCGCCATCGTCTTCATCGGGAGCGAGAACGCCGGCGACATCGTCTCCACCCTCGGGAGCGTCGGCGCCGCCGTCGCCGCCGAGGACGCCTACGACGTCCACATCGTCCGGAACCGCGCCCCCTCAAAGATCGAGGCCGTGGCGTCCGCCTCACCCCACCGCAGCGAGAAATCCGACTTCCACTTCCCCGGCTCGGCCGGTGACGAGTGA
- a CDS encoding THUMP domain-containing protein, translated as MYCLELAGEDDAFAAAEARAAAADGVERVAPGVALAADVALERVSVLAYTRHADVLLARADASVAAAADALADCALERSGSVAVRARDVRNTTGVDTQRAERELGTVLVERGFTVDLDDPDHELRALFGGQECFLGWHAAASVRDYGERKPTDRPFFQPGSMDPLLARALCNLAGARAGDTLLDPMCGTGGVLIEAGLVGAHALGNDAQEKMVRGASENLDAFLDDYDVVRGDATRLGLSADAVDCVVFDAPYGRQSKIETHGLADLVAGALAEARRVATGRCVLVADRDWRDAARDAGWRVDERFVRRVHRSLDRHVLVLE; from the coding sequence GTGTACTGCCTCGAACTCGCCGGCGAGGACGACGCCTTCGCCGCCGCGGAAGCGCGCGCCGCGGCCGCCGACGGCGTCGAACGCGTCGCGCCCGGTGTCGCGCTCGCCGCCGACGTCGCGCTCGAGCGCGTGTCCGTCCTCGCGTACACCCGCCACGCCGACGTCCTCCTCGCGCGCGCCGACGCGAGCGTCGCGGCGGCCGCCGACGCCCTCGCCGACTGCGCTCTCGAGCGCTCGGGGAGCGTCGCCGTCCGCGCCCGCGACGTCCGCAACACGACCGGCGTCGACACCCAGCGCGCCGAGCGCGAGCTCGGGACCGTCCTCGTCGAACGCGGCTTCACCGTGGACTTGGACGACCCCGACCACGAACTGCGCGCGCTCTTCGGCGGCCAGGAGTGTTTCCTCGGCTGGCACGCCGCCGCCTCCGTCCGCGACTACGGCGAGCGCAAGCCCACGGACCGGCCGTTCTTCCAACCGGGGAGCATGGACCCCCTGCTCGCGCGCGCCCTCTGCAACCTCGCCGGGGCGCGTGCCGGGGACACGCTCCTCGACCCGATGTGTGGCACCGGCGGCGTCCTCATCGAGGCCGGCCTCGTCGGCGCGCACGCGCTCGGCAACGACGCCCAGGAGAAGATGGTACGTGGCGCGTCCGAGAACCTCGACGCGTTCCTCGACGACTACGACGTCGTGCGCGGCGACGCCACCCGCCTCGGGCTGTCTGCCGACGCCGTGGACTGCGTCGTCTTCGACGCGCCCTACGGTCGGCAGTCGAAGATCGAGACGCACGGCCTCGCGGACCTCGTCGCGGGCGCGCTCGCCGAGGCCCGCCGCGTCGCGACGGGTCGCTGCGTCCTCGTCGCCGACCGCGACTGGCGCGACGCCGCGCGTGATGCCGGCTGGCGGGTCGACGAGCGCTTCGTTCGGCGCGTCCACCGCTCGCTCGACCGGCACGTCCTCGTGCTCGAGTAG
- a CDS encoding SWIM zinc finger family protein, which translates to MVPTKPTRTTTPRLAPLAPDGPTENRADRARSEPMAVVALGDGRYDVVVRGGAAYTVSLDEGTCTCPDYRYRERRCKHRRRVAIDVTERRVPAPDERDATCAACGDPVFVAADAPDPAYCGACTLAPGTLVRDRERGDVLVVVETLTRRATDVAVGDHTVADHPTNDGYDPRDAVVEAVYPTRDATPGSLRERGVRTYAFPRARLERLSR; encoded by the coding sequence ATGGTGCCAACGAAACCCACTCGCACCACGACCCCCCGCCTCGCCCCGCTCGCTCCGGACGGGCCGACCGAGAACCGCGCCGACCGCGCGCGCAGTGAGCCGATGGCGGTCGTCGCGCTCGGCGACGGCCGCTACGACGTCGTCGTTCGCGGCGGCGCCGCCTACACCGTCTCGCTCGACGAAGGGACATGCACGTGCCCCGACTACCGCTACCGCGAGCGCCGCTGCAAGCACCGCCGCCGCGTCGCCATCGACGTCACCGAGCGCCGCGTCCCCGCGCCCGACGAACGCGACGCCACGTGTGCGGCCTGCGGCGACCCGGTCTTCGTCGCCGCCGACGCCCCGGACCCGGCCTACTGCGGGGCCTGCACGCTCGCGCCCGGCACGCTCGTCCGCGACCGCGAACGCGGCGACGTCCTCGTTGTCGTCGAGACGCTCACCCGGCGCGCGACCGACGTCGCGGTCGGCGATCACACGGTCGCCGACCATCCGACGAACGACGGCTACGACCCGCGTGATGCCGTCGTCGAGGCCGTCTACCCGACTCGTGACGCGACGCCCGGCTCGCTCCGCGAGCGCGGCGTGCGGACGTACGCGTTCCCGCGCGCCCGCCTCGAGCGCCTCTCGCGGTAA
- a CDS encoding protein sorting system archaetidylserine decarboxylase, whose translation MRLAPGARTYAVPPLALAIPSLFVLPPAGVALAALGCFVLWFHRDPEREGPDSGVVAPADGRVSVRRVEDGRVRVGVFMNVTDVHVNRAPEAGVVASVDHRAGAHRPAFSKESERNERVRITTDSYELDLIAGAFARRIHPYVEPGDTVARGERVGHVSFGSRADVLLPPEYDVEDVRVAVGDTVRAGETVIA comes from the coding sequence ATGCGTCTCGCGCCCGGCGCCCGCACGTACGCCGTCCCGCCGCTCGCGCTCGCGATTCCCAGCCTGTTCGTCCTCCCGCCCGCCGGGGTCGCGCTCGCCGCGCTGGGGTGCTTCGTCCTCTGGTTCCACCGCGACCCCGAGCGCGAGGGCCCCGATTCGGGGGTTGTCGCGCCCGCTGACGGCCGCGTGAGCGTCCGCAGAGTCGAGGACGGCCGCGTCCGCGTCGGCGTCTTCATGAACGTCACGGACGTCCACGTGAACCGCGCGCCGGAGGCGGGCGTCGTCGCGTCCGTCGACCACCGAGCGGGCGCGCACCGGCCGGCGTTCTCGAAGGAATCCGAGCGCAACGAGCGCGTCCGCATCACCACCGACAGCTACGAACTCGACCTCATCGCGGGGGCGTTCGCCCGCCGCATCCACCCCTACGTCGAGCCCGGCGACACCGTCGCGCGCGGCGAGCGGGTGGGGCACGTCTCCTTCGGGTCGCGCGCCGACGTCCTCCTCCCGCCCGAGTACGACGTCGAGGACGTCCGCGTCGCCGTCGGCGACACCGTGCGCGCCGGCGAGACGGTCATCGCCTGA
- a CDS encoding AAA family ATPase yields the protein MDAPLWTDTHAPAIADLPQSDVRDRLRNALDEPQNLVVHGPAGAGKTAAIRALAEEAHADPENDLVELNVADFFGMTKKEVSEDPRFARFISAKRRRNSSKADLINHVLKESASYAPVSGEYNTILLDNAEAIREDFQQALRRVMEQYHEATQFVIATRQPTKLIPPIRSRCFPVSVRAPTSEETVAVLEGILDAEGLTYDADGLEFLAGYADGNLRKAVLAAQTTHEEAGAVTMDAAYEALQDVGLDDELRGMLDDAAAGDFSDARSTLDDLLVDEGYDGAELLRELLRVGRSKYSGDELAELHALAGDVEFELSAGTNDRVHLSRLLAELGRDA from the coding sequence ATGGACGCGCCGCTCTGGACCGACACGCACGCGCCCGCCATCGCGGACCTCCCGCAATCCGACGTGCGGGACCGCCTGCGGAACGCGCTGGACGAACCGCAGAACCTCGTCGTCCACGGGCCGGCCGGCGCGGGGAAGACGGCGGCGATCCGTGCGCTCGCCGAGGAGGCGCACGCGGACCCGGAGAACGACCTCGTGGAGCTGAACGTCGCGGACTTCTTCGGGATGACGAAGAAGGAGGTGAGCGAGGACCCGCGCTTCGCCCGGTTCATCTCCGCGAAGCGCCGGCGCAACTCCTCGAAGGCCGACCTCATCAATCACGTGCTGAAGGAGTCCGCGAGCTACGCGCCCGTCTCGGGCGAGTACAACACCATCCTGCTCGACAACGCGGAAGCGATCCGCGAGGACTTCCAGCAGGCGCTCCGTCGGGTGATGGAGCAGTACCACGAGGCGACGCAGTTCGTCATCGCGACGCGCCAACCGACGAAGCTCATCCCGCCGATCCGCTCGCGCTGCTTCCCCGTCTCGGTGCGCGCGCCGACGAGCGAGGAGACGGTCGCGGTGCTCGAAGGGATCCTCGACGCGGAGGGCCTCACCTACGACGCGGACGGCCTCGAGTTCCTCGCCGGCTACGCGGACGGGAACCTCCGAAAGGCGGTGCTCGCGGCGCAGACGACGCACGAGGAGGCCGGCGCGGTGACGATGGACGCCGCCTACGAGGCCCTACAGGACGTCGGCCTCGACGACGAGCTCCGGGGGATGCTGGACGACGCCGCCGCCGGCGACTTCTCGGACGCGCGCTCGACGCTCGACGACCTCCTCGTCGACGAGGGCTACGACGGCGCCGAGCTCCTGCGCGAGCTCCTGCGGGTGGGACGCTCGAAGTACAGCGGCGACGAGCTCGCGGAGCTCCACGCGCTCGCGGGCGACGTCGAGTTCGAGTTGAGCGCGGGGACGAACGACCGCGTCCACCTCTCGCGGCTGCTCGCGGAGCTGGGGCGGGACGCGTGA
- a CDS encoding DUF7472 family protein: protein MLIERDTVVEAAVTLAAVALFIGIIVVGDEVIGAQAFTLQEGYTVIGAIVAFVLVMAGAGFFLSTKQN from the coding sequence ATGCTCATCGAACGCGACACCGTCGTCGAAGCGGCCGTGACGCTCGCGGCGGTCGCGCTCTTCATCGGCATCATCGTCGTCGGTGACGAGGTCATCGGCGCGCAGGCGTTCACCCTCCAAGAGGGCTACACCGTCATCGGAGCCATCGTCGCCTTCGTCCTCGTCATGGCCGGTGCGGGCTTCTTCCTCTCCACGAAGCAGAACTAG
- the hisG gene encoding ATP phosphoribosyltransferase, which produces MKIAVPNKGRLHEPTLELLDRAGLAVESGADRQLYANTVDPDVTVLFARAADIPEYVADGAADMGITGYDQHRESRVENVDDLLDLGFGSCRLVLAAPEDGDITDPGDLAGATVATEFPNVTADYFAAKGIDVEVVEVTGATELTPHVEMADAIVDITSTGTTLRVNRLAVVDDVLDSSVRLFARNDVADDPKVGQVETALGSVLAANDKRYVMLNVPESELDAVEDVLPGMGGPTVMDVEGEDAVAVHAVVDERDVFATVSELKAVGASDILVTEIERLVE; this is translated from the coding sequence ATGAAGATCGCCGTCCCGAACAAGGGCCGCCTGCACGAGCCGACCCTCGAACTCCTCGACCGGGCGGGCCTCGCCGTCGAGTCCGGCGCGGACCGTCAGCTCTACGCGAACACCGTCGACCCGGACGTTACCGTCCTCTTCGCGCGCGCCGCCGACATCCCCGAGTACGTCGCGGACGGCGCCGCCGACATGGGGATCACGGGCTACGACCAGCACCGCGAGTCCCGCGTCGAGAACGTCGACGACCTCCTCGACCTCGGCTTCGGCTCCTGCCGCCTCGTCCTCGCCGCGCCCGAGGACGGCGACATCACCGACCCCGGGGACTTGGCGGGCGCGACCGTCGCCACCGAGTTCCCGAACGTCACCGCCGACTACTTCGCGGCGAAGGGCATCGACGTCGAAGTCGTCGAGGTGACCGGCGCCACCGAACTCACGCCGCACGTCGAGATGGCGGACGCCATCGTCGACATCACCTCCACCGGCACCACCCTCCGCGTGAACCGCCTCGCCGTCGTCGACGACGTCCTCGACTCCTCCGTCCGCCTCTTCGCGCGCAACGACGTCGCCGACGACCCGAAGGTCGGGCAGGTCGAAACCGCTCTGGGCTCCGTGCTCGCCGCGAACGACAAGCGCTACGTGATGCTGAACGTCCCCGAGAGCGAACTCGACGCCGTCGAGGACGTCCTCCCGGGGATGGGCGGCCCCACCGTCATGGACGTCGAGGGCGAGGACGCCGTCGCCGTCCACGCCGTCGTCGACGAACGCGACGTCTTCGCGACCGTCTCCGAACTGAAGGCCGTCGGCGCGAGCGACATCCTCGTCACCGAAATCGAGCGCCTCGTCGAATAA
- a CDS encoding adenosylhomocysteinase, with the protein MDTAAPISDRLDDVEAHVEEGRRKMDWALEHMPILSALREQFEAGEPLADHRVGMALHVEAKTAVLVETLAEAGADVAITGCNPLSTHDDVSAALDAHPNITSYAKRGVDDEAYYEAMDAVIATEPTITVDDGGDLVFRIHEEYPELIEDIVGGTEETTTGVHRLRAMDQEGALDYPMFNVNDTPMKHLFDNVHGTGESALANIAMTTNLSWAGKTVVVSGYGYCGRGVAKKAAGQNANVVVTEVDSRRALEAHMEGYEVMPMDEAAKVGDVFVTTTGNKDVITEKHFASMQDGVVLANAGHFDVEINLDELSELAVSERDAREGVREYELEDGSRVNVLAEGRLVNLASPVALGHPVEVMDQSFGVQAVCVRELAENGGKYDAGLHSVPDELDREVAETKLDAEDIEHDVLSTEQEQYMGSWRHGT; encoded by the coding sequence ATGGATACGGCCGCACCTATCAGCGACCGCCTCGACGACGTTGAGGCGCACGTCGAGGAGGGGCGACGGAAGATGGACTGGGCGCTCGAGCACATGCCCATCCTCAGCGCGCTCCGCGAGCAGTTCGAGGCCGGCGAGCCGCTCGCCGACCACCGCGTCGGGATGGCGCTCCACGTGGAGGCGAAGACCGCCGTCCTCGTCGAGACGCTCGCCGAGGCCGGCGCCGACGTCGCCATCACGGGCTGCAACCCGCTGAGCACGCACGACGACGTGAGCGCGGCGCTCGACGCCCACCCGAACATCACGTCCTACGCGAAGCGCGGCGTGGACGACGAGGCGTACTACGAGGCGATGGACGCCGTCATCGCCACCGAACCGACGATCACGGTGGACGACGGGGGCGACCTCGTCTTCCGCATCCACGAGGAGTACCCCGAACTCATCGAGGACATCGTCGGCGGCACGGAGGAGACGACGACGGGCGTGCATCGCCTCCGCGCGATGGATCAGGAGGGCGCGCTCGACTACCCGATGTTCAACGTGAACGACACCCCGATGAAGCACCTCTTCGACAACGTGCACGGCACCGGGGAGTCCGCGCTCGCGAACATCGCGATGACGACGAACCTCTCGTGGGCGGGCAAGACGGTCGTCGTCTCCGGCTACGGCTACTGCGGGCGCGGCGTCGCGAAGAAGGCCGCCGGCCAGAACGCGAACGTCGTCGTCACCGAGGTCGACTCGCGGCGCGCCCTCGAGGCCCACATGGAGGGCTACGAGGTCATGCCGATGGACGAGGCCGCGAAGGTGGGCGACGTCTTCGTCACGACGACCGGGAACAAGGACGTCATCACGGAGAAGCACTTCGCGAGCATGCAGGACGGCGTCGTCCTCGCGAACGCCGGGCACTTCGACGTCGAGATCAACCTCGACGAACTCTCCGAGCTCGCCGTGAGCGAGCGCGACGCCCGCGAGGGCGTCCGCGAGTACGAACTCGAGGACGGCTCGCGCGTGAACGTCCTCGCGGAGGGCCGCCTCGTCAACCTCGCGAGCCCCGTCGCGCTCGGCCACCCCGTCGAGGTCATGGACCAGTCCTTCGGCGTGCAGGCGGTCTGCGTGCGCGAACTCGCCGAAAATGGGGGGAAGTACGACGCCGGCCTCCATTCGGTCCCGGACGAGCTCGACCGCGAGGTCGCGGAGACGAAGCTCGATGCAGAGGACATCGAGCACGACGTCCTCTCGACCGAGCAGGAGCAGTACATGGGGTCGTGGCGCCACGGGACGTAG
- a CDS encoding TATA-box-binding protein — MTDPKETINIENVVASTGIGQELDLQSVAMDLEGADYDPEQFPGLVYRTQEPKSAALIFRSGKIVCTGAKSTEDVHESLRIVFDKLRELDIQVEDEPEIVVQNIVTSADLGHQLNLNAIAIGLGLENIEYEPEQFPGLVYRLDGPEVVALLFGSGKLVITGGKEPEDAEKAVDKIVSRLEELGLLE; from the coding sequence ATGACCGACCCAAAGGAAACCATCAACATTGAAAACGTGGTCGCGTCGACGGGCATCGGGCAGGAGCTCGACCTGCAGTCCGTCGCGATGGACCTCGAAGGGGCGGACTACGATCCCGAGCAGTTCCCCGGCCTCGTCTATCGCACGCAGGAGCCCAAGTCGGCGGCGCTCATCTTCCGCTCCGGGAAGATCGTCTGCACCGGCGCGAAGAGCACCGAGGACGTCCACGAGAGCCTCCGCATCGTCTTCGACAAGCTCCGCGAGCTCGACATCCAGGTCGAGGACGAACCCGAGATCGTCGTCCAGAACATCGTCACGAGCGCCGACCTGGGCCACCAGCTCAACCTGAACGCCATCGCCATCGGCCTCGGCCTCGAGAACATCGAGTACGAACCCGAGCAGTTCCCCGGTCTCGTCTACCGGCTCGACGGCCCCGAGGTCGTCGCGCTCCTCTTCGGCTCCGGCAAGCTCGTCATCACCGGCGGGAAGGAGCCCGAGGACGCCGAGAAGGCCGTCGACAAGATCGTCTCCCGGCTCGAAGAGCTCGGCCTGCTCGAGTAA
- a CDS encoding amidohydrolase, with protein sequence MTTLRIADGRVLHPDFSVTESDVLVDRESGEIVAVGDVAAGDETLDASGCLVMPGLVNAHCHAAMTLLRGYADDKPLECWLREDVWPVEAELTAEDVRVGTELALVELIRSGTTAFADMYFEMAEVAEAVADAGVRARLGHGVVGVGKDADAARADHEESLAFAREYDGAADGRIRTVYAPHSLTTVSEELLREYVPDARAAGVPVHYHANETADEVDPVVEEHGERPLAYADDLGLLGESDFLAHGVHSDASEIALLAERGTAVVHCPASNMKLASGAAPVPAYREAGVTVALGTDGAASNNDLDLFDEMRDAAMLGKHAAADASAVPAQAAVEMATAGGADALGIDAGRVEAGRNADLAVVDFEAAHLTPTHDAVSHLAYAARGSDVRHTVCDGDVLLRDGEVTVFDEAAVRERAADHAAALVARAESE encoded by the coding sequence ATGACCACGCTCCGAATCGCGGACGGGCGCGTCCTCCACCCGGATTTCTCGGTGACCGAGAGCGACGTGCTCGTGGACCGGGAGAGCGGCGAGATCGTCGCCGTGGGCGACGTGGCGGCGGGGGACGAGACGCTGGACGCGTCGGGCTGTCTCGTGATGCCCGGCCTCGTGAACGCGCACTGCCACGCGGCGATGACGCTCCTCAGGGGGTACGCGGACGACAAGCCCCTGGAGTGCTGGCTCCGCGAGGACGTCTGGCCGGTCGAGGCCGAGCTCACCGCCGAGGACGTGCGCGTCGGCACGGAGCTCGCGCTCGTCGAGCTCATCCGCTCGGGGACGACGGCGTTCGCGGACATGTACTTCGAGATGGCGGAGGTCGCGGAGGCGGTCGCGGACGCGGGCGTTCGCGCGCGTCTCGGCCACGGCGTCGTCGGGGTCGGGAAGGACGCGGACGCGGCGCGCGCCGACCACGAGGAGAGCCTCGCGTTCGCGCGCGAGTACGACGGCGCCGCCGACGGCCGGATTCGAACGGTCTACGCGCCCCACAGCCTCACGACGGTGAGCGAGGAGTTACTGCGCGAGTACGTCCCGGACGCCCGCGCGGCCGGCGTCCCCGTCCACTATCACGCGAACGAGACCGCCGACGAGGTCGACCCGGTCGTCGAGGAGCACGGCGAGCGCCCGCTCGCGTACGCGGACGACCTCGGATTGCTCGGGGAGTCGGATTTCCTCGCGCACGGCGTGCACAGCGACGCGAGCGAGATCGCGCTGCTCGCCGAGCGCGGGACGGCCGTGGTGCACTGCCCGGCGTCGAACATGAAGCTCGCGTCGGGCGCGGCGCCGGTCCCCGCGTACCGCGAGGCGGGCGTGACGGTCGCGCTCGGGACGGACGGCGCGGCGTCGAACAACGACCTCGACCTCTTCGACGAGATGCGCGACGCGGCGATGCTCGGGAAGCACGCGGCCGCGGACGCGAGCGCGGTGCCCGCGCAGGCGGCGGTGGAGATGGCGACGGCGGGCGGCGCGGACGCGCTCGGAATCGACGCGGGGCGCGTCGAAGCGGGTCGGAACGCGGACCTCGCGGTCGTGGACTTCGAGGCCGCGCACCTGACGCCGACGCACGACGCGGTCTCGCATCTCGCCTACGCGGCGCGCGGGAGCGACGTCCGGCACACGGTCTGCGACGGCGACGTGCTGTTGCGCGACGGCGAGGTGACGGTGTTCGACGAGGCGGCGGTCCGCGAGCGCGCCGCCGACCACGCGGCCGCACTCGTCGCTCGCGCCGAGTCCGAGTGA
- the priL gene encoding DNA primase regulatory subunit PriL, with product METRHARYPFARDARRAVQEAGVDLVEVVREEDAVVERATQRVQNALTERDIGERVASDRIELLSYPVARVLVSLVDENVCTRYYAQAEANRAEERFRADFAAEAGRGVVTRTDLLREFDLADTVRALREGGFEADVATYLRLATSLRGDEWRLVNRPLDAGVVPVSEPELDTLLREAVQERVEDGLPLGVPDAIGDALDDPLAAIRETLADLDLTREIDTVVPDLFPPCMQHLLDAVQRGDHLPHHSRFALTAFLGNIGLSTDEIVELYEVNPGFGEEMTRYQTDHIQGESSPTEYTAPSCATMQAYGDCVNPDALCEHISHPLSYYEAKLDDAEDDDLEDWREERDTDEESADA from the coding sequence ATGGAGACTCGTCACGCCCGGTATCCGTTCGCCCGCGACGCCCGTCGGGCCGTTCAGGAGGCGGGCGTGGACCTCGTCGAGGTCGTCCGAGAGGAGGACGCCGTCGTCGAGCGCGCCACACAGCGCGTGCAGAACGCGCTCACGGAGCGCGACATCGGGGAGCGCGTCGCGTCGGACCGCATCGAACTCCTCTCCTATCCGGTCGCGCGGGTCCTCGTCTCGCTCGTCGACGAGAACGTCTGCACGCGCTACTACGCGCAGGCGGAGGCGAACCGCGCCGAGGAGCGCTTCCGCGCTGACTTCGCGGCCGAGGCGGGTCGCGGCGTCGTCACCCGCACCGACCTCCTGCGTGAGTTCGACCTCGCCGACACCGTCCGCGCACTCCGAGAGGGCGGCTTCGAGGCGGACGTCGCGACCTACCTCCGCCTCGCGACGTCGCTGCGCGGCGACGAGTGGCGCCTCGTCAATCGGCCGCTCGACGCCGGTGTCGTCCCGGTGAGCGAACCCGAACTCGACACGCTCCTTCGGGAAGCCGTGCAGGAACGCGTCGAGGACGGCCTCCCGCTCGGCGTGCCGGACGCCATCGGCGACGCGCTCGACGACCCGCTCGCGGCCATCCGCGAGACGCTCGCGGACCTCGACCTCACCCGCGAGATCGACACGGTCGTCCCCGACCTCTTCCCGCCGTGTATGCAACACCTCCTCGACGCCGTCCAGCGCGGCGACCACCTCCCGCATCACTCGCGGTTCGCGCTCACGGCGTTCCTCGGGAACATCGGCCTCTCGACGGACGAAATCGTCGAGCTCTACGAGGTGAACCCGGGGTTCGGCGAGGAGATGACGCGCTACCAGACCGACCACATTCAGGGCGAGTCCAGCCCGACCGAGTACACGGCCCCGTCGTGTGCGACGATGCAGGCGTACGGCGACTGCGTGAACCCCGACGCGCTCTGCGAGCACATCAGTCACCCGCTCAGCTACTACGAGGCGAAACTCGACGACGCCGAGGACGACGACCTCGAGGACTGGCGGGAGGAGCGAGACACCGACGAGGAGAGCGCGGACGCCTGA
- a CDS encoding NUDIX domain-containing protein, which yields MSDVRAAARGLLTRDGRYLLLEADFDAGTRYVLPGGGVDFGETHAETVEREVREETGLDVDAGAVVDAYTFTVEYGGGAHHVSSVVLACEAGAEAVDVTGNVDDEPLVGHVWATPADARELPLADGLPESLFADADIARER from the coding sequence GTGAGCGACGTTCGGGCGGCCGCTCGCGGCCTCCTCACTCGCGACGGGCGCTACCTCCTCCTCGAAGCCGACTTCGACGCCGGCACCAGATACGTCCTCCCGGGCGGCGGCGTGGACTTCGGCGAGACGCACGCGGAGACCGTCGAGCGCGAGGTCCGCGAGGAGACCGGCCTCGACGTGGACGCGGGCGCGGTCGTGGACGCCTACACGTTCACCGTCGAGTACGGCGGCGGCGCGCACCACGTCTCCTCGGTCGTGCTCGCCTGCGAGGCGGGCGCCGAGGCGGTGGACGTGACGGGGAACGTGGACGACGAACCGCTCGTCGGGCACGTCTGGGCGACGCCCGCCGACGCCCGCGAGTTGCCGCTCGCGGATGGCCTCCCGGAGTCGCTCTTCGCGGACGCCGACATCGCGCGCGAACGGTAG
- the hjc gene encoding Holliday junction resolvase Hjc has product MRNEKGDRRERELVNRLDEAGFAVMRAPASGAATTRELPDVLAGDGTAFYAVEAKSSAGDPIYLTGEEVEALVYFAQNFGARPKIGVRFDREDWYFFHPSELHVTDGGNYRVKKETALADGETIDDLAAAGERDADGADVEGVLQAVAQGALTVEEATEMLS; this is encoded by the coding sequence GTGCGAAACGAGAAGGGCGACCGGCGCGAGCGCGAGCTCGTGAATCGCCTCGACGAGGCGGGGTTCGCGGTGATGCGCGCGCCCGCCTCGGGGGCCGCGACGACGCGTGAACTCCCGGACGTCCTCGCGGGCGACGGCACGGCCTTCTACGCCGTCGAGGCGAAGTCCTCGGCGGGCGACCCCATCTACCTCACGGGCGAGGAGGTGGAGGCGCTCGTCTACTTCGCGCAAAACTTCGGCGCGCGTCCGAAGATCGGCGTGCGCTTCGACCGCGAGGACTGGTACTTCTTCCACCCTTCGGAGTTGCACGTCACGGACGGCGGGAACTACCGCGTGAAGAAGGAGACGGCGCTCGCCGACGGGGAGACGATCGACGACCTGGCGGCCGCAGGCGAGCGCGACGCGGACGGCGCGGACGTCGAGGGGGTCCTGCAGGCCGTCGCGCAGGGCGCCCTCACGGTCGAGGAAGCGACCGAGATGCTGTCGTAG